In Carassius carassius chromosome 7, fCarCar2.1, whole genome shotgun sequence, one genomic interval encodes:
- the trip10b gene encoding thyroid hormone receptor interactor 10b: MDWGSDLWDQHDVIERHTQNGLDLLERYVKFVKDRAEIEQNYAKQLRNLSKKYSRRGVKEDQDTKLTNQQPFQDVLNELNNYAAQREQLSEIMTLNICVELSRTLQELRQERKNHLCEVKKAQQNLESSYKLLETSKKRFEKEWREAEKANQQTERVQQEVSSTKADVEKAKQHAHFRVHIADECKNEYASQLQKYNQEQNNFYHSEIPSAYKKLQEMEERRIRLLADGYVQFSESEKNLLPNINQCLDAIISTGRNINEKQEALALIEQYKSGAVPPADVEFQDYSQGVRPAASDNNTTQLPKVRIKQLFNKKHKVTSPDKNMLSLPEDLSRLPPDQKSRRLQEKIDDIQKELQRETEKSDALMKMKGVYEQNSQLGDPSSLQPQITQLAHNIARLRGELSKYQVQLTEAGGGTLQHNPTSSENISVLSESSMSPTDNIYECEFDEDFDVDVPIGQCTALYDFDGSSEGAVSMRVGEQLSLMQEDQGDGWVRVQRAGGDVGYVPASYIQII; this comes from the exons ATGGATTGGGGTTCAGATCTTTGG GACCAGCATGACGTGATCGAGAGACACACTCAGAATGGACTGGATCTGCTGGAGCGATACGTGAAGTTTGTCAAAGACCGAGCCGAGATCGAGCAGAATTACGCCAAgcagctcag GAACCTCTCCAAGAAATATTCCAGACGAGGCGTCAAAGAAGACCAGGACACAAA GTTGACCAATCAGCAGCCGTTTCAGGAtgtgctgaacgagctgaacaacTACGCGGCTCAGAGAGAGCAGCTGTCCGAGATCATGACGCTGAACATCTGTGTGGAGCTCAGCAGAACCCTGCAGGAGCTGAGACAGGAGCGCAAGAAC CATCTCTGTGAGGTGAAGAAGGCTCAGCAGAACCTGGAGAGCAGCTACAAACTGCTGGAGACT AGTAAGAAGCGCTTTGAGAAGGAGTGGAGAGAAGCAGAGAAGGCCAATCAGCAGACCGAGAGAGTCCAGCAGGAGGTCAGCTCCACCAAAGCAGACGTGGAGAAG gccaAACAGCATGCTCACTTCCGCGTGCACATAGCTGACGAGTGTAAGAACGAGTACGCTTCACAGCTGCAGAAATACAACCAGGAACAGAACAACTTCTACCACTCAGAGATCCCGTCTGCGTACAAG AAGCTGCAGGAAATGGAGGAGCGGCGCATCAGACTGTTAGCTGACGGCTACGTGCAGTTCTCTGAATCAGAGAAGAACCTCCTGCCCAACATCAACCAGTGTCTGGACGCCATCATCTCCACCGGGAGGAACATCAATGAGAAACAg gaggctTTGGCTCTCATAGAGCAGTATAAATCGGGCGCAGTGCCTCCTGCTGACGTCGAGTTTCAGGATTACAGTCAGGGAGTCAGACCTGCTGCATCTGACAACAACACCACACAACTGCCGAAAGTGCGCATCAAACAGCTCTTCAACAAGAAAcacaag GTGACGTCTCCGGATAAAAACATG ctgtcTTTGCCGGAGGATCTCTCTCGTCTCCCTCCGGATCAGAAGAGTCGTCGTCTGCAGGAGAAGATCGATGACATTCAGAAGGAGCTGCAGAGAGAGACGGAGAAGAG cgATGCGCTGATGAAGATGAAGGGTGTTTATGAGCAGAACTCTCAGCTTGGAGATCCGTCCAGCCTTCAGCCTCAGATCACACAGCTGGCTCATAACATCGCCAGACTGAGAGGAGAGCTCAGTAaataccag GTTCAGCTCACTGAAGCCGGCGGTGGGACGCTGCAACACAATCCCACCAG ttcagAGAACATCAGCGTGCTGAGCGAGTCCAGCATGTCTCCGACAGATAACATctatgagtgtgagtttgatgAGGACTTTGACGTAGACGTGCCCATCGGTCAGTGCACAGCACTCTATGACTTCGATG gcagCAGCGAGGGCGCCGTGTCCATGCGTGTGGGCGAGCAGCTGAGTCTGATGCAGGAGGATCAGGGCGACGGCTGGGTCAGAGTTCAGAGGGCCGGTGGAGACGTGGGATACGTGCCGGCCTCCTACATCCAGATCATCTAG